Part of the Scrofimicrobium sp. R131 genome is shown below.
GACAAGGCCATCATCGGCCTGTTCGACGAGGGCTGCATGGGGATGTACAACGCCATCATCGACGACGAGATGATGAACCAGCTGGGGATGTACAAGGAGCGTCTCTCTCAGTCCGCGCTGTACGCCGAGATGCTGACGGTGTCCGACGAGGAAGCTCAGGAAGTTTTCCAGTGGCTGCTCGACGAGGGGATGACCTTCCAGTTCGGTACCGACGAAGAGACCGAGCTGACCGAAGCGCAGGTACTGTCGCAAGCCAAGATGTACATTGCGGCCCTGCGGATTGCTGACGACTTTGGGCTCGACGCGGTGGGTATCCAGTACCAGCAGGGTCTGAAGGACCTGGTGCCGGCCTCCGACCTGGTGGAAGGTCTGTTGAACAACGAGCACCGGCCCCCGGTCAAGAGCCGCGACGGCTCGCGCGTCCTCTACGAGGGGGTGGCGCTGCCCTGCGCGAACGAGGTGGACCAGGGAGTGGCAGTTGACGCCCTGATCACCAACCGGGTGTGGAAGTCCATGGGACTCGACCCGGCCACCACCCTGCACGACCTGCGCTGGGGTGACGATTTTGACGGTGAGTTCGTCTGGGTCTTCGAAATCTCAGGCTCCGTCCCCGCCTCGCACCTGCCCAACGGCTACAAGTCGGCCAGCTCCTGGCGCCAAGATCCCGTCTTCTTCCCCCTCGGCGGCGGCACCCTGCGCGGGACCTCCAAGGCCGGTCCAATCGTCTGGTCGCGCGTCTACATCGAGGACAACCGGCTCAAGGCCGATCTGGGCGTGGGCAAAGCGGTGGATCTGCCCGACGAAGAAACCGAGCGCCGGCTGAAGGCCACCAACCCTGAGTGGCCGATCATGCACGCGGTCCTGCCCGGCGTCTCCCGCGACCAGCTGATGGCACGCCACAAGGCCAACCACCTGAATGTGGCCTACGCTCCGGATGCGGAGACCGCCGCTCGTGCCCTGGTGGCCAAGGCCGTTGCCCTGCAGGATTTGGGCGTGGAAGTCTTCGTCGCCGGCGACTTCGACGTGCCGCAGGACTAGGGGGAGCCATGCTCAAAGGAATCAACCCGATTCTGAATGGCGATCTGCTGGCTCTGCTGGACCAGATGGGCCATTCCGACACCGTGGTGATTGCGGACGCCCATTTCCCGGCCTATCGCATCAGCGATGTGGTGGTGGACGTGGCGCAGGGCTCGCCCGAGGTGACGGCAGCGGTCTGCTCAGTGCTGGAGCTGGACGATGTGAACGCCGTTCAGCTGATGGACTCGGAAGGGCAGGCGCTCGCGGTGCAAGACGAGCTGGTGGCCGCCGCTGGAAACCCCTCGGCCGATCGGGTGGGTTTGGTGGAGCGGTACGCGTTTTACGAGGAGGCGAAGAAGGCTAACTTCATTATTCGCACCACGGAGACGCGCATCTATGCCAACGTGATTCTGAGCAAAGGTGTGACACCCAGTAGCTAGATAGGCAGGCGCGGCCGGAGCCGAGGAGGAGTTCAGTTGATGAGCTTCACCTCGGCTTCAGGTCGTTCTGGGGGGTGCTCTGGCCAGAACGGCCGAATATATGTAGCATTCTTAGGGTAAACCCCTAGGCAGGCGCGTTACTCGGCAGTGAGAAGGTGAACGTGGCAGACAGACAGCGCTCGGTGAGCACCAAGGACGTGGCTGCCCTCGCCGGGGTCTCAATTGGG
Proteins encoded:
- a CDS encoding RbsD/FucU family protein, with the translated sequence MLKGINPILNGDLLALLDQMGHSDTVVIADAHFPAYRISDVVVDVAQGSPEVTAAVCSVLELDDVNAVQLMDSEGQALAVQDELVAAAGNPSADRVGLVERYAFYEEAKKANFIIRTTETRIYANVILSKGVTPSS